The genomic interval ACAAGCCTTCATCCTGCCACGCGAGCCGAGAATAAGGGGGCGATCGGTCGTTAGATTCGGAACTGGACACTTTTGTGTGTTGCCAAATGATCGGGGGAGGGCAAAATAGGTAGCAATGCGTCACGCTCGGTGGTCGGTCAAGCTTAACCTGTTGAGCAGGATCCTCGCAGAGGTTGCCTAGCTGTGGGTTTCGTGGATTTCCTTGCTGGGCCGTCGCTGTTCTGGCTGCCGCTTTTCTGGCCGTCACACTTCTGGCCGCCAACCCCTTTGATAATGATGGTTTGAAATTCCGTGAACATACCTGATCCGAACAACGAACTAGAATTCGCCGGCAAATACGGTCAATTGACTCCCACGGGTGGTGGCGACCCGATTCCGCTGCTCAAAGATCGACTGTTGGTCGGTCGTCGAGGCGAAGCCGACATTCAACTGAAGTTCAACAATGTGTCGGGTCAGCATTGTCGCTTGACTTTGGAATACGGGTATTGGTTCGTCCGCGATCTGAATAGCCGTAACGGCATCAAGGTGGACGGGCGTCCCGTCATTCGCAAACGATTGGATCCACACTGCACGATTTCGATCGCCAAACACGAGTACACGGTCGACTACGATCCGCAATCCTTGGGCGCCTACGGACCGCCGCCCGCGGATGATGATTACATCGACGAGTTGATGCGAAGTTCGTTGATGGACCGTGCGGGTTTGAGCAAGCGGGACAGCAAGTCCGGCAAGAATCGACGCACAGAGCTTTGAGCGGACCCGCTAGCTGCCGACGCAGCGGGTGGCCCCAGTGAGCCTCAGGCGCTAGCCGTGGGCCTGAGGCGGATTGTGGTGCCGGCCCACGGCTAGCGCCTGAGGCTCACTTTGATTGCGATGCATGGACTGAAAAAACAATGTCAACCCTAAACTTTGAGCGGACCGGATAGCCTATGTGTCCAATCAATAGCTGATTTTTTTTCGGATGATTTCTCTCATCC from Stieleria varia carries:
- a CDS encoding FHA domain-containing protein encodes the protein MNIPDPNNELEFAGKYGQLTPTGGGDPIPLLKDRLLVGRRGEADIQLKFNNVSGQHCRLTLEYGYWFVRDLNSRNGIKVDGRPVIRKRLDPHCTISIAKHEYTVDYDPQSLGAYGPPPADDDYIDELMRSSLMDRAGLSKRDSKSGKNRRTEL